A region from the Thermoplasmatales archaeon genome encodes:
- the psmA_1 gene encoding Proteasome subunit alpha — protein sequence MQQGQMAYDRAITVFSPDGRLFQVEYAREAVRKGSTALGIKFSNGVALISDKKIRSRLVEQNSLEKIQFIDDYVASVTSGLVADARVLIDFARMTAQQEKVTYGSLVNIENLVKKVADQMQQYTQYGGVRPYGVSMIFAGIDSLGPRLFDCDPAGTINEYKAVAIGSGRDAVAGYLEKEYKEDMNETQAIALAIKALKQALEEEGGLKSPEIATISAQKKFRLYTKEEADKLL from the coding sequence ATGCAGCAGGGTCAGATGGCATATGACAGAGCTATCACGGTGTTTTCGCCGGATGGTAGACTGTTTCAGGTTGAATACGCACGGGAAGCCGTAAGAAAGGGCTCCACCGCTCTTGGTATAAAGTTCAGTAATGGTGTAGCACTGATTTCTGATAAGAAGATCAGGAGCAGGCTTGTAGAGCAGAATTCCTTGGAAAAGATACAATTTATAGACGACTATGTCGCTTCAGTGACTTCAGGGCTCGTCGCCGACGCAAGGGTGCTTATAGATTTCGCGAGGATGACCGCCCAACAGGAAAAAGTCACCTACGGTTCGCTTGTAAACATTGAGAACCTGGTAAAGAAGGTCGCTGACCAGATGCAGCAGTACACTCAATACGGAGGAGTAAGGCCTTATGGTGTATCAATGATTTTTGCCGGAATCGACAGTCTTGGACCAAGACTCTTTGATTGTGACCCTGCGGGTACTATAAACGAATACAAGGCTGTTGCCATAGGTTCTGGCAGAGATGCTGTAGCCGGGTACCTTGAAAAGGAATACAAGGAAGACATGAATGAGACACAGGCAATAGCCCTTGCAATCAAGGCGCTCAAGCAGGCCCTTGAGGAAGAAGGAGGCTTGAAATCACCGGAAATTGCAACAATTTCTGCCCAGAAGAAGTTCAGGTTGTACACAAAAGAAGAAGCAGACAAGCTCCTCTGA